From the genome of Biomphalaria glabrata chromosome 1, xgBioGlab47.1, whole genome shotgun sequence, one region includes:
- the LOC106064112 gene encoding forkhead box protein B1-like: MENMAGTYLTGSSQGSGSCMMTSTPVGSSIYNSLHHSSLGINRNLLHQFSQYSYPSSSFLGVDLQSLTCPRTPVKVNDSTGTLGSVSPRSDDSNPSHEEISESPTKDIKLQLSSNGTDGDTSADDTADDQSKVYSGTSTLSQQTRKFADVKPPYSYIALITMAIESSPSGMMTLNEIYGYIMDKFPYFKQNQQRWQNSIRHNLSLNDCFIKISRAPGRPGKGNYWALHPNCGDMFGNGSFLRRAKRFKLAKGKGGQYPNYSPYGQFNFHSSHPAAYKPYPSFAPLSYGHLSHGLSSTHNSLGNKTPEWSPANGYGPYYGQTLGTPHSLSPHSQASPTTGSSPFQSDLTLNQYNLPSFGPMYSASSPHQSAAAALQTLTANIPTSYSNGSSNSASPNMGGPHFSYPPMTGSQMPNSYHFPSAMTSHMQPNYMGVPGSYPSVSQSAYSCAQYANQLRT, from the exons ATGGAGAACATGGCTGGCACCTATCTGACCGGTAGTAGTCAAGGTTCAGGATCTTGCATGATGACCAGCACTCCCGTTGGATCGTCCATATACAATTCTTTACATCATTCAA GTCTTGGAATCAACAGAAATCTTCTCCATCAGTTCTCGCAGTACAGTTATCCAAGTTCTTCCTTTTTAG GTGTTGATCTACAGTCCTTGACATGTCCACGAACACCGGTCAAGGTCAACGATTCCACGGGAACGCTGGGAAGCGTCTCGCCTCGGTCTGATGATTCAAACCCGAGCCACGAGGAAATCTCCGAGAGCCCAACCAAAGACATTAAATTACAGTTGAGCTCGAACGGAACTGACGGAGATACGTCAGCAGACGACACGGCAGACGACCAGAGCAAAGTGTATTCCGGGACCTCCACCTTGAGCCAGCAGACGAGAAAGTTTGCAGACGTGAAGCCCCCGTACTCTTACATCGCACTCATCACCATGGCGATCGAGAGTTCTCCTTCCGGCATGATGACCCTGAACGAGATCTACGGATACATCATGGACAAATTTCCATACTTCAAACAGAATCAGCAGCGCTGGCAAAACTCCATACGCCACAATCTTTCCCTCAACGACTGCTTCATTAAAATTTCTCGCGCCCCCGGGCGCCCCGGTAAGGGCAACTATTGGGCGCTTCATCCTAATTGCGGTGACATGTTTGGAAATGGAAGCTTTCTGAGACGTGCCAAAAGATTCAAACTGGCTAAAGGCAAAGGCGGTCAGTACCCAAATTACAGCCCCTACGGTCAGTTTAACTTTCACTCCAGCCACCCAGCAGCATACAAGCCTTATCCGTCTTTCGCACCGCTGTCCTATGGTCATCTTTCACACGGATTATCATCCACTCATAATTCACTGGGTAACAAGACACCTGAATGGAGTCCGGCAAACGGTTATGGACCTTACTACGGACAGACGTTAGGGACGCCGCACAGCTTATCACCTCATTCACAGGCGTCGCCCACAACTGGAAGTTCTCCCTTTCAGTCTGACCTCACGCTCAACCAGTATAACCTACCCTCGTTTGGCCCAATGTACTCTGCCTCTTCGCCTCACCAAAGCGCCGCCGCTGCTCTTCAGACATTAACTGCTAACATTCCAACTTCATACAGTAACGGAAGTAGTAACAGCGCGTCGCCCAACATGGGCGGACCCCATTTCTCCTATCCGCCCATGACGGGGTCTCAAATGCCCAACTCTTATCACTTCCCGTCGGCCATGACATCACACATGCAGCCCAACTACATGGGCGTCCCCGGAAGTTATCCTTCAGTCTCTCAAAGTGCCTACTCCTGTGCTCAGTATGCCAACCAACTAAGAACATAA